The sequence below is a genomic window from Anaerobranca californiensis DSM 14826.
GATAAGTATTTTTCTTTCCTCAATTCTTTAGGAATGGGGATTATACAAACTCCAGCTTCTTTAAGCTTTATCTGGATATCTTTTGCCAAACTTTCTTTTATAATTTTACATGCTCCACTTAATGCACCAACTTCACCATTTTCTCTAATCCCCTGATACTCATTTATCCCAGCCTTTTCACTTATGGAAATCCTTCCACCAAAGGTAGGGCACCTGAGAATACACATAGCACAACCATTACCATACCTAGTACAATTATCTATACCTCCTGCACTTCCTGTAGTATCGATAAAGACATCGGCCTCAACTTCACTACCATCATCTAATATAACCTTAATTATTTTTTCTCCTTTTATTACCACTTCTTTTCCCCTATTAGAAAAAAGAAGTTTAATTCCTAGTTTGTTCAATAAACTCCGTACTTCACCCTCAATAGTTCTAACATCATATAAAGAACTATGATTGTGTTTTGGAAAATCTATATTCTTATGCAGACAATTATTATCAATTAAATCTACTAGTTCTTTAGCACCCATCTCTTTCAATTCTTCAAAAACAGTATATCGACCATTGTTCCTTACTATTCCCCCAACTAAACCAGTACCCAATAACATATCAGTTCTTTCTACTAATATTACATCTCCCCCTGATTTCTTAGATTGAACCGCTGCAGCACAACCAGCCCAACCTCCTCCAAATACTGCTACTTTAACCACTACTACCACTCCTTGAACTTCTTTTATTAATTTATATTCCCCTAAATTTAATAGGTTTATTAAAGTAAAACTCTACAAACTAAGATAGATGCTAAAAAACCAGCCATATCAGCTAACAAACCTACAGTCATGGAATAACGGATTTTTTTTATACCTACAGAACCAAAATAAACTGTTAAAATATAAAGGGTTGTATCAGTGCTTCCTTGTAAAGTAGATGCTATCATCCCTAAGTAAGAATCAGGACCATAGTGTTCCATTATTTCCGTTGCCATTGCTAAAGCTCCACTACCGGATATCGGTCTCATTAAAGCTAAAGGCAATATTTCCGATGGAATTTTTAGCAAATTTGTAATAGGTGCGATTATCCTTGTTAAAATTCCAAAGGCACCTGATTCTCTAAATATTCCGATAGCCACTAACATCCCAACTAAATAAGGAATAAGCTTGACTGCTGTTTGAAACCCTTCCTTAGCTCCTTCAACAAAGGTATCAAAGACATCCACTCCTTTAATGAAAGCATAAACCACAACTAGAAGTACCATAACAGGCAAAGTCCATTGAGAGACAATGTTTATAATTCCCATTCTAATGCCTCCTATATAATTTTCTGAAAAATCTATCTAAAGCAATAGCCACAAAGGAAGAACAAAAAGTAGCTATAATAGTTGTTCCTACGATTCTAGTTGGTTCTGTAGATCCAGTAGCCATCCTTAGAGCGATTACAGTAGTAGGAATTATAGTTAAACTTGATGTGTTTATTGCTAAAAAAGTACACATAGCATTCGATGCCGTTTCTTTATCTTTATTTAATTGTTGTAATTGTTCCATAGCCTTTAATCCTAAAGGGGTAGCAGCACTTCCCATCCCCAAAAGATTAGCACTAATATTCATTAGAATACTAGACATCGCCGGATGACTAGATGGGACATCGGGAAACAAGAATTTTACAAAAGGTTTTAATAGTTTAGTAAAAATATTTATTAAGCCAGATTTTTCTATCAATTTCATAATTCCCAACCAAAAAGTTAAAATAGAAATAAGGCCAAAGGCTACCGTTACCCCTTTTTCTGCAGAATTTAACAAAGTATTAGTTACAAGTCCTATTTCTCCTTTAACTGCAGCCACTAAAATGCCCATAACAATAAAGAAAAACCAAATCTTATTTACCATGAAAAATACCCCCTAACCCTTGGTAAAAAATTTAACATTTTAACAAACCTTTTGTACCAAGGTAAAGGCTTTTCATCTACCCCATCACTGGCTACTAAAGGTTGAGAGTAAATTAATTCTCCAGCATGATAAAATAACATCTCTCCTACTTTTTCACCCTTTTTAATTGGTGCTTTTAAAGGAAAAATTTTTTTATCAGATGATATAACTAGTTGTTCTCCTTTTTTTACTGGATAGAAAACATCTTCTTTGCTAATAACTGGTATCTTCTTAACTTTTCCATTTTCAACATCCACCACATCAACAACAGTATCCTTTAATATCAATGGAACTAATTGATAATTATCAAATCCCCAATTTAATAATTTCATAGCATTATTAAACCAATCAGGGGAATTTAAAAATACTGAAATCAATTCCATTTGGTCTTTTTTACCTACAGCACTTAAGCACCTACCTGCCGGGGTAGTGAATCCAGTTTTAGAAGCTGAAGCATAAGGATAGTAAAGCAAAAATTTATTATTGGAATACATATCCCTAACTATCCCCTCTTTAGAAACTGACCTATAATATGTTGCAGAAGCAATTTGTCTAAACAAAGGGTTTTCCATAGCATAAGCTGTAATCAATGACAAATCATAAGCTGTTGTATAATGATTTGGAGCATCTAAACCATGGGGATTGGCAAATGAAGTGTTATATGCTCCAATCATTTTAGCTTTTCTATTCATTAAATGAAGGAAATGTTCTTCAGATCCTCCTATATAAATAGCTAAAGCTGTAGCTGCATCATTCCCTGATTTAATCATTAGTCCATATAATAAATCTATAACCTTTATAGTTTCTCCTTCTTTCAAATACATAGATGAACCTTCAATCCCAGCGGCTTCTTTGGGAATGGTAAAATAGTCATCTAGTTTCCCTAATTCTAAGACAACGATTGCTGTCATAATTTTAGTAGTACTAGCCATCGGCAATTTTTCATGTTCATTTTCAGCGGCTAATACCTTTTTCGTTTGTCTATCCATTAATATATAGGCTTTTGAATTGTATGCAAAACTTAGTTTGCTATTAACTAAAACAAAAATCAACAATAAAATAAAAGGAAAAATCTTTTTTTTCATCTCTCCTACTCCCCTATTCAAATAAATATATCCTACGCCTTATATAAAATATATTAGTTCAGAAATAGGGGTATGATAAAATAAGACAAAAAAATTTAGGAGTTGTCATTTGACAACTCCTAAATTTTTTCTAGCTGGGATTGAATTTGATTTAATTGAGCTTCTATTTTTTGTAGTTTCCCTTCATTACCATTACCATTATCCTTAACCATTCCCTGAACTTTTTCCATTAGCTGAGGTACTGCATCAATTAATCTGTCGTAAATAGCATTATTACTTACTGGTAACAACCTAACTTGATTATTACCTACTACTAAGAAGCCAACAGGTTGAACTGACACCCCAGCTCCACTACCACCACCAAAGGGCAGTTCTTTGTGTTCATGATCTCCTACTTCAAATTCTGTACCCCCAGCTGCAAATCCAAATCCCACCCTAGAAACGGGGATAATGACACTGCCATCGGGAGTTTCCACTGCATCACCGATTACTGTGTTCACATCAACCATCTCTTTAATACTTTCCATTGCCGTTTTCATTAACCCTTGTATTGGATGTTCTGACACCTTTACCACCTCCTAAACCCGTTGATATTTTATATTTTAAAATCATAGTTAAAAAAAACATACTTGTAATTATAATGTAACCTACCCGAGTCCTAAATATACAATTTAATTCTGTTTTAAATAAATTTCTATTAAAATCAGGATAAATTTTTACATTGGGTTTACAGTTAAATTTGACTCCTTTATTTAAAACAAAAATTAAACCTGAAATTCCTTGCCAAATAAAACCATATAATATACCAGTTAATGCAGCATCTTCCACCCCGTATTCCAGCTCTAAATCAAATTTAGTTAACTTAAAACCCCTTTTTGTTATCTTTGTAACCTTTGACAATAACTTTAATATTTCATTCTTTTTTTCAATAATATAGTTTAAAAAACTTAAAAATTCACTAATACTAAATTTAAACTGTTTTTCTTTATCTATTAAAGGTTTTCTATTATCCCTTTCCACCTCTCCCTCTACTTTTAATTGATTTCTTCTTATTATTAATTTTGGGATATCTAAATCAAAATGAATCAACCCCCAAAGAAAATGAATTCCTATGTCTAATCTATCGTCTTTTCCCCATTTTTTCCCTTGAATGTTAATTTGTAAAGGACTTAAAAGAATTATCAATAAAATTACAGGAATCAAAAACAAAAGCCAATATAAAGACATCCTACCACCTTCTCTCAACCCATTTCCATATAGGTTTAGAATGCCCCAATATTGGCAAAATAAAACATTTTTATTAAATTTATCAAGAAGTTATCTTGGTCAAGTCTTCTAAATTTTTTAAACCAAATTGTTTAAGAAATTCTTCCGTAGTACCATAAAGGATAGGACGACCTATTCCTTCTTTTCGTCCAACTTCAGTTATTAACCCCCGATTTAATAAAGTAGCTAAAGCCTTTTCCACCTTTACTCCCCTGATATCCTCTATTTCTGCTCGAGTTATAGGTTGTTTATATGCTATAATAGCTAATGTTTCTATTGTAGCTGCTGTTAAATTATTAAATCTTTCTATTCCAAACAATTTTTGAATGATTTTGTGATATTGGGGTTTAGTACAAAGCTGAATTCCTCCAGCCACTTCCCTAATCATTAACCCACCAGATTGTTCTTTTTCATTTTTTAACTCCTCTATAACCTTACTTATTAAAAGGGGAGTAGTATCTAAAACCTCTGCTATTTGAGCTAATGTAAGGGGTTCCCCTGAAGCGAAAAGCAAAGCTTCAATACAAGATTTTAAACCTCTATTGTCCTCCATTAACCTGCTCCTCTCTCCTCAAACTTATTTCAATGTCTCCAAAAGGTTCCCTTTGAAGGACATATATCTTTTTTAGCCTTATAAGTTCTAATAATGCCAAAAATGAAATAACCAAATAGTACTTAGAAGACCAATTCTTCAATAATTCCCCAAAATAAAGTTTAGGAGAAGTTTTAAGTAGCTCCATAATATACTCCATTTGTTCACCAATAGTGATTTCTTCTTTAACTATTTTGTGTACCTTTTCATCCTTTTCGTTGAGGATTTGGGCTTTTTCCATTGCCCTTTGAAAAGCCCGGAAAAGGTGATGTAAAGAAATATTTAAAGGTTTAAATTGTGGTTCAATCTCCGACGGTAAACGGGTATGATAGTGTTCCCCTTTATCAGCCATCTCTAGCATAACCTGAGCTACTTCTTTATACTTTTTATATTCCAATAACCTCCGCACCAGTTGCTGTCTTGGATCTTCAAAAAGATCCCCTTTTTCTCCATTTCCCCTTTTGAAAGGTAAAAGGGTTTTAGTTTTTATCTCTATTAAAGTGGCAGCTACCACTAAAAATTCACTGGCCACTTCTAAATCTAACTTTTCCATTTCTTTAATTGCCTTTAAAAAATCTTCAGTTATTTGGGCTAGGGATATTTCGTTAATATCTACTTGTGCTTTTTCTACTAAATGTAATAACAAATCAAAAGGTCCTTCAAAATTAGCTGTTTTAACATTAAACTCCAAAATTGCCCCTCCTTAAAAGAAAAGGTTGATAATCCCTAATGTAAATGTGTGTAAAGCTTTTATTATAGAATTAGCCATTGGTGCTAAGATGACTGGCAGTAAACCAGATATTAACAACAGAATCAAAATTAGTGGGGCATAGGGCTCTATTTGATAATATTTATAGCGATAGTTATAAGGTAAAATGCTGTTTAAAACCTTTGAACCATCTAAAGGTGGAATAGGTAACAAATTAAAAAGCATAAAATAAACATTATACAAGATTAAAAATTGGCTTAATGAATAAAGATAACTACTTGCACCACCAAAGAAACCTAGTACTGAAAAATATAATAAAAAGGTGCTAATAAAGGCAAAAAGAAGATTTGCTAATGGTCCTGCCAAAGAAACTAAAATAACACCTCTATTTCTGTCTCCTTTAAAATTAAAGGGGTTAATTGGTACAGGCTTTGCCCAACCGAAACGGACAAAAATTAACATTATAAATCCTAAAGGATCTATATGGTCTAAAGGGTTTAAACTCAAGCGACCCTCTCGCCTAGGGGTAGGATCCCCTAAAAGATCTGCCACTTTGGCGTGGGCATATTCATGGAAAGTTAACGCTAGCACAATAGCTGGTAAAATCAAGTGTATATTTTTCAAAAAATAGTTAATATCTCTCATCTGTCATTACACCATCCTTTAATTTAGGAAGATAGTGGGATTTCACCCAAATAATTTCCTCTTCCTTGTTAGATATATTGCCATCTAATTTTTCTTTCCTTAGATTTTCCATAATTTCCGAAAAAATCGGTCCAGGTTTAAAACCTAATTCTAGTAAATCTTCTCCTTTAGTTTCAATGGAAACTTTAGACAATTCCTCTAAGTATAAAAAAACCCTCCTTTTAACTAAATTACTTCCCGATATAGCAGTTAAAGGAATTAAGCTATCATGGGAAAAATCACCTAAAATCTCCACTAATTCAGAAGGAGAATAAAACTTAGGATTTCTAAGCTTTTCTAAAGCCCCTTTGTATTCTTCAAAAAAATACATCAAATCATCATAAAGATTTTTTTCTAAATTCATTCCCTTTAAAAATTTGATTCTAATATGTTCTCTACAATGGGATAAAATAACCCTTAGATAAACTAGAAAAGGTTCATCTATAGAAATTCCTTTAACTTGACATATTTCCATCAAATTATTGACAGTTTCCATCTCCTTTAAAAGCCTATCTTTATCCTCTATTTCACCAAAAATTTTATCTATTATCCCTAAATCCATAGCCCTTTTGAAACTAGTTAATCCTGTTTTCTCTGATAGCATTAATTTTAATTCATCTGCCATTCTACCAACTTTAACTTCTTCCAACATGTTATTGTTGATGGCATTTTCCATAAAGGCTAATGTTTGTTCTTCAATTTTAAAGCCATACCTGGCTTCAAAACGAATAGCCCTTAATATTCTAGTGGGGTCTTCCACAAAACTCAAGTTATACAATACCCTAATTATGCCATCTTCTAAATCCTTTTTGCCGTTAAAGAAATCTAAAAAATCTCCAAAAACAGGACTGTTTAGTTTAAACCCAAGGGTATTTATTGTAAAATCCCTCCGGTATAAATCATGTTTGATAGTAGTTTCCTCTACTTCAGGTAGTGCTGCAGGGAAAGGATAAAACTCCATCCTAGCTGTAGCAAAATCTATTTTACTACCATCTTTTAATGTCAAAGTAGCAGTACCAAAATTAGGATAAGTTTTTAAATTCCCTCCAATGTATTTAACTAACTTTTCTGCAAAACTAATGGCATTTTCTTCTACCACAATATCGATATCTAAATTCTCCACACCTAACAATAGATCCCTGACAAAACCTCCAATGGCATAGGCTTTATACCCTTCTTTTTGTG
It includes:
- a CDS encoding nucleoside recognition domain-containing protein, which produces MVNKIWFFFIVMGILVAAVKGEIGLVTNTLLNSAEKGVTVAFGLISILTFWLGIMKLIEKSGLINIFTKLLKPFVKFLFPDVPSSHPAMSSILMNISANLLGMGSAATPLGLKAMEQLQQLNKDKETASNAMCTFLAINTSSLTIIPTTVIALRMATGSTEPTRIVGTTIIATFCSSFVAIALDRFFRKLYRRH
- a CDS encoding FAD-dependent oxidoreductase gives rise to the protein MVKVAVFGGGWAGCAAAVQSKKSGGDVILVERTDMLLGTGLVGGIVRNNGRYTVFEELKEMGAKELVDLIDNNCLHKNIDFPKHNHSSLYDVRTIEGEVRSLLNKLGIKLLFSNRGKEVVIKGEKIIKVILDDGSEVEADVFIDTTGSAGGIDNCTRYGNGCAMCILRCPTFGGRISISEKAGINEYQGIRENGEVGALSGACKIIKESLAKDIQIKLKEAGVCIIPIPKELRKEKYLSIKVCQQYNYKEYEENLVLLDCGHAKLMAPYFPLELLRNVPGFEKARFSDPLSGGVTNSVRLLSSVHRNGYLQVEGVDNLFCAGEKAGLLIGHTEAIATGTLAGFNAVRVGKKEKMLAIPRQLAIGEGIHFSGKILKSQGGNKNTFTFSGSILFQHLKEQDLYTTDLDEIGKRVKKTGMKGIFS
- a CDS encoding spore maturation protein; translated protein: MGIINIVSQWTLPVMVLLVVVYAFIKGVDVFDTFVEGAKEGFQTAVKLIPYLVGMLVAIGIFRESGAFGILTRIIAPITNLLKIPSEILPLALMRPISGSGALAMATEIMEHYGPDSYLGMIASTLQGSTDTTLYILTVYFGSVGIKKIRYSMTVGLLADMAGFLASILVCRVLL
- the ytfJ gene encoding GerW family sporulation protein is translated as MSEHPIQGLMKTAMESIKEMVDVNTVIGDAVETPDGSVIIPVSRVGFGFAAGGTEFEVGDHEHKELPFGGGSGAGVSVQPVGFLVVGNNQVRLLPVSNNAIYDRLIDAVPQLMEKVQGMVKDNGNGNEGKLQKIEAQLNQIQSQLEKI
- the scpB gene encoding SMC-Scp complex subunit ScpB; the encoded protein is MEDNRGLKSCIEALLFASGEPLTLAQIAEVLDTTPLLISKVIEELKNEKEQSGGLMIREVAGGIQLCTKPQYHKIIQKLFGIERFNNLTAATIETLAIIAYKQPITRAEIEDIRGVKVEKALATLLNRGLITEVGRKEGIGRPILYGTTEEFLKQFGLKNLEDLTKITS
- a CDS encoding segregation and condensation protein A, with protein sequence MEFNVKTANFEGPFDLLLHLVEKAQVDINEISLAQITEDFLKAIKEMEKLDLEVASEFLVVAATLIEIKTKTLLPFKRGNGEKGDLFEDPRQQLVRRLLEYKKYKEVAQVMLEMADKGEHYHTRLPSEIEPQFKPLNISLHHLFRAFQRAMEKAQILNEKDEKVHKIVKEEITIGEQMEYIMELLKTSPKLYFGELLKNWSSKYYLVISFLALLELIRLKKIYVLQREPFGDIEISLRREEQVNGGQ
- a CDS encoding D-alanyl-D-alanine carboxypeptidase family protein codes for the protein MKKKIFPFILLLIFVLVNSKLSFAYNSKAYILMDRQTKKVLAAENEHEKLPMASTTKIMTAIVVLELGKLDDYFTIPKEAAGIEGSSMYLKEGETIKVIDLLYGLMIKSGNDAATALAIYIGGSEEHFLHLMNRKAKMIGAYNTSFANPHGLDAPNHYTTAYDLSLITAYAMENPLFRQIASATYYRSVSKEGIVRDMYSNNKFLLYYPYASASKTGFTTPAGRCLSAVGKKDQMELISVFLNSPDWFNNAMKLLNWGFDNYQLVPLILKDTVVDVVDVENGKVKKIPVISKEDVFYPVKKGEQLVISSDKKIFPLKAPIKKGEKVGEMLFYHAGELIYSQPLVASDGVDEKPLPWYKRFVKMLNFLPRVRGYFSW
- a CDS encoding site-2 protease family protein → MRDINYFLKNIHLILPAIVLALTFHEYAHAKVADLLGDPTPRREGRLSLNPLDHIDPLGFIMLIFVRFGWAKPVPINPFNFKGDRNRGVILVSLAGPLANLLFAFISTFLLYFSVLGFFGGASSYLYSLSQFLILYNVYFMLFNLLPIPPLDGSKVLNSILPYNYRYKYYQIEPYAPLILILLLISGLLPVILAPMANSIIKALHTFTLGIINLFF
- a CDS encoding DUF2953 domain-containing protein, translated to MSLYWLLFLIPVILLIILLSPLQINIQGKKWGKDDRLDIGIHFLWGLIHFDLDIPKLIIRRNQLKVEGEVERDNRKPLIDKEKQFKFSISEFLSFLNYIIEKKNEILKLLSKVTKITKRGFKLTKFDLELEYGVEDAALTGILYGFIWQGISGLIFVLNKGVKFNCKPNVKIYPDFNRNLFKTELNCIFRTRVGYIIITSMFFLTMILKYKISTGLGGGKGVRTSNTRVNENGNGKY